A segment of the Candidatus Zixiibacteriota bacterium genome:
CTCTCTTTGATGTCATTCTGGCGAAAGTCAGAATCCAGATTCCGTGCCCGGCACACGTCCTCGTGTGCCGCTCTTACCGCGCCGTCAGGAGTCTCTCCTGACGGAACTGTAAATCTTCACCTCTTTTCGCAGTAAAGAGAAAATATATTGGTCATGAAATTTGCCATTCAGATAATAGTAATCGCGGAGCCTGCCTTCTTTCTGGAAACCAACTCTCTCCAGAAGTCGGATACAAGGATTATTATTGACATATACAATGGCTTCAATCCGATTCAGTTTCATACGCTCGAACCCGTTCCGGATTGCCGCTTGTAAGGCTTCGATCATATAGCCCCGCCCCCAATAATCGGGACTCAAATCGCATCCGATCTCGGCCCGCATACATTGTTGATCCCACCTGTGAAAACCGCAGGTACCGATGAGCCGACCATCTTCCTTATTTATGATTCCCCAACGATTCTCGGTCTTTCCCTGGGGGCCAAGATAGAACCGAATAAGATCCCCGGCCTGGCCGCAATCTGAAGGTGGTTCATCCATTGTATATTGTGTTACCTTCGGATCAGTCAGGAGCCGAAAGAAGAAATCAACATCTTCAACCGCAAGCGGTCTCAACTTCAATCGAGCAGTTTCCAAAGACGGAAAATAATCATAATTGAGCTCATTATTCATAAATCCAATCTTGGCTGCTTACGCCTTCTCATAAAAAATAAAATTTTGCCCAAAATATTGTATTGC
Coding sequences within it:
- a CDS encoding GNAT family protein, which translates into the protein MKLRPLAVEDVDFFFRLLTDPKVTQYTMDEPPSDCGQAGDLIRFYLGPQGKTENRWGIINKEDGRLIGTCGFHRWDQQCMRAEIGCDLSPDYWGRGYMIEALQAAIRNGFERMKLNRIEAIVYVNNNPCIRLLERVGFQKEGRLRDYYYLNGKFHDQYIFSLLRKEVKIYSSVRRDS